GTTGACGGGTGATAGCTGGTCGTACAAGGCCGGCTGCTGCTGAGGTCACCGAGGAGAGGAGCTCGTCCATGGTTGATACTTTAAGCCGAGTCAGCTTATGTTCCTTTAAGCCGAGTCCAGGCAAGAAAACACCTGGCAACTACGAAGCACACAACTTATAGCACCCTGTAAGCCGAGTACTACAACAAAACAGATCTCGGCTTAAAGGCAGCACGCGGTATCTACTGCAAAAAGCACTCGGCTTATAGCTCCTTGTCAGCAAAGATATCGGTACATGTCAACAATGGAGCAGTCTATAAGCCGTGCGTCAGATGAAAGCACTAGGCttacatttttttagaatttttgcacCCCAGACCATTTATGCAAATTTGGTTTAAAATAAATTATCATAGCATTTATTTTTactatttattattatttatttctcACCCAGTTTTACTGACTAGTTTTCATGGGCCTTATTTCCAATGCCCTTAATTTACCAACACTTTAATATTTTGATGTCCTTGTACTCTTCCGGCCCCCTAGCGTACCCATATTAGGATCACATGCAAAAGGTACTACTGAAAATTCACCCTAAGGAGAGTGCTTGGCTCTTCACCGAGAGCCAAAATATGGGCACTCGGCAAAGCGAACTAAGCCGAGAGGCAAACTCGGCAATAGATGTTGCGCGGCAAACACATGCATTTATTGAGACTGTGTGTGAAACATACTCAGCAGATGCTTTATATGCCAAGAGCCAAACAATGAGCCCACGGCAAAAAGGTGCCATGTAGCAAGTCCGGCAGTGGTTTACAGCTCGGTGACGGTGGCAATGCTCCCTTGAAGTGGATCACACCCCGAGGCTGGCACCTGTCATTCGATGGCCTCCTTCGAGAGCATGAGAAGTTTTAAGGTTTACGGAGCAACAAGACctgcacttccttcacaaacccATGCGTGCCCTGTTGCTTGGCCGCTCCCCTCCACTGTGTTTGGCGGAGTCCTAGTGATCTATCCCGTCGATACCAGCCCCTCTCGTCCCCTCTCTCCTCTCCAAAACCCTCTCCAGTGGACTCGAGCTCGGTCTCCTCGCCGCCTATAAATACGGCTAGTCCCGAGCACTTCTAGCCATCCAACCCTCCCCCTCCGGTCACAAATTGAGCAGCTAGCCAGCATGGCAAGGCCGGGAAGGCCTCATGCTGCCGATCCTCACTGGAGTTGGCCGCGGATCCCCCTCGGCCGTCCACTCGCCCCAGTGTCCCTCGACCCAGTCATCCTCCTTCGTTGAGTTCGGGAGGTCCTCCTGAGCACGACAATCATCCTAGTTCGTCGGGACTCTGCCGGAATCGCCAAGTCCGACGAGCTCCGCCACCCGCCATCTTCGGAGACAACCATCCCAACGCCCTCCGACCACCTCTGCCCTCGCATTGTGCTCTACCCATTCCCCTCCTCATTGGCAGTCGTCGTGGCCTCCTCGCCGGAGAACCACCGGCGGCAGAGCCGCCATCTctgtcccccccccctctctctcaaacctAACACGGGGTCCCACCCGTTAGTCTCTCTCTCCCTTGCCCGAAGGGGTACGAGTCGAGGCGTATTCAGAGAATATGCCTTCAACGTGGCCTCCTCTGGTATTTTTAATTTTTAGTTTAAACTCATATATTTGACCCTAACTTTGACCAGCACTATTTCCTGaactataagtccaaatgacttgattctttttacACCAGTTTTGTTATGAGCTCATATTTTTGCATGCCAAATTTGAGAGTTTTCTTTGCTGTGGATATTTTCTGGTGCAATAAAAGGCTTTATGTGACATTTTCTTTTTGCACTTTAATTATTTTTCAGAAGGTTCTAATTGCCTTGAAGAGGACCAGGAGTTCTTTGACCCTCCTCCAAattaaggcaagccacatcaatcATTTGCAAGATTGGCATTGCATTCATGTAATCTGAATGATTTAACCTGTGCTACTATTCTGTCCATGCTATGTCTTTATAGTAGAATACCTGGTATCTTGTTAGTTTGTGCAATAGCACTTACTTTATATGCTCACGCTTATGTTGATGCATtcatctttgttatttggttacatgtgcatttcatggcatactatgactcgAGTTATTTTTATTCGACTTAAACATGATGATTATtctacttgaacatgttgttgatcgagtcatggtgccaccgaatcaaggttgtcagaatcgcgattttgaatcggatcggagcttcgatggtaggatcgcaaatcgtagaatcttcactatcaggatcgtagaaacgtagattctaagaactaaaatcgtagaatcagagggCTAATCTTGGATCGTAAAGTCATATAATCGTAtaatagaatcgcgattctgacaaccttgcaccGAATCTAGCTTCCCGGTGCAACCACGTTTGCCTTTGGGGATGCCCTAATTcgatctattgtcatgcctctcgttgGTGCCTCCAACTAGGAAAGGTTATGTACTTGCGCTACCATGGCCCGATAGGCAGGCATAATCTTGTGTGCCCATAGTTGTTTGGTACCATTGTCCCCGTTCCGCTTTTGTTTTGCCACGAAGGTGGCAGATGTCTAGAGTAGCatccggggccacccatgacttagcccaaaggggagtttgttgGAGTGGCTGGGAGACTGTCATGCAAAAGATTGGTTTTGTAGGagcgtcgttggtccacccgaatggcaacacgaggccatgggttctgtggtgcgGGTACAATGTACTATCCTCTGCATAGTGTATAGtttatcgatagccgcgtcctcggttatagacacagttcgtagtaggtcacaccgtGGGTCAACAAAAATAATTAACCTACACACCAATGACACTGTAAAGACACATGTTATGGTTGATGACCACGTGATGGTCATCGAGGTAACACCGAAAGTGATCAAGTGAGGATCACAGTGGTAAGCTAGTGACTGCGGTTACATGGTAACCAAAATGGTAAGCTGGTCCGCGTGACCATGATGAGATATCACATACACTTCATCATTTTCATTCCATGTTCATGCATTCAACCTGAGTAAATGTCTTGTTATTGTTTGTCATATTTGCTTTGCTAGctgtgagcttgcgagtacattcaaaatacTCACCTGTTTTGTCATGCCAGGAGAAGCCGTACCAGGAGTCGAAGTTGTTTCATTCACCGCAATCTAGGCAGTGTCCCAGCAGTGTCCCTGTGACATGGAGTTCTTctacgtcgtcgtgctgctgccgTGTAGCTGTATCGCTGTTATCGAGGCCCATGATCTATCTACTAAATAACGTACATAAGTGCATCAGCACCGcgtgtgctgcttggcctcgctTCCTTATGTATCATCGAACCTATGTTgagatcaataaagcggttgttttccataacaagttgttgtgtattgccagcaGACGTGATCTCTGGGCTCGCAATGCAAGTTAAATCGTTTCCTCTGAGCTGAGCTGCCACAACAGTGTTGAGTAAAACAGAGGAAGAGTGAATTAGGTATCTGTGTCCACCTCTCTGAGTGACGATAGTAACTCTTTAACACAACCTATGTTTCATTACCCTCTATTCTTATCGGGGGATGAAAACTATactactgtaatacattatccTTTGAACCCATTAGATAAATATTTCCTTTTTAATGACTTTGATGATTGTTGTGATGAATATCATGATGCACCTATATATAGTTGAAACTTATGGAGATAAATATTCTATttggcttatgatgagaatacaACTCATAATGCCACACCCACCTTTGATAGTCCTATCTTCTTTAGGAATTCTTCCAGCTAGGTGCCTTCTTAGGCAACTTTTGTTTCCTATTGGAGAATGGGACTTAGATTCACGGGAAACCATTTTTTGGTCACATAGCATAGATCCATGTCTCATGCCATCCAATCCCACCTCTATCACCACACTAACTTGGTAGGAGAGTAGACTGTCATAGACGGATGCCAGTTCCCACCTCGTTTTCGGGGTGAGGTCGGGAGCCTGAACACTTAGGAAAAATCTCAGTTCAGTCTATCTCCAAATGCTTATGGACCCCGACAGCGAAACACGCTTAATCATCATTATTACCATCGAAATTATGGTATTATTTAACTTAGAAGAAATATGAacaccaagaaatgaaagtaaagaTTTAGAGGATGCTATACCTTTTGGTATACCAAGGTTGTGCTCTGCTGCTACCTCATCACCTTAGCAAGGAAGTCCACATTTGTGAGCTAGGAGTTGTCGACGGTCGAGTCAACCATGGCAAAGGTGACATCATCAATGACCTAGTAAGGATGGTTGGCTTGGCTATGGCGATGGCTCCACGTTCTATTGAGGGGAAAGTGTGGAGGAGTAGGGGTGATCCATAGTATAGGTGGATAGGTAGGTTGAGGTTGCCAATATATCACATCATCTACACACCTGTTACCCGATCGCCACCAATATCATCTTCTCTTGGAAAGCGTTTCTTTTTGGCTGCTTTGCACTGCAGCTTTCCAGCATCCTACCTTGCATCCCTCAAGTGTCAACCATATGCAAACACTAAATTTTTAATAGCAATGGAACCCAACACTTGCCTTGCCCTAATAACGATTCAGAGTGCAAATCACAATGCGAGCTTAAGAAAAATAATGGGGACAGTACGCAGGAAACATAAATTTCAACTGCATTTCCAATCATCCTTGCATTCATTTATAAATGTCTTTTTATTCCACACAATCACACTCTATTTTCTCTCCATGGCAATTCTTTATCCATCCATATTACCAGTTATTCTGCAGACTCTTTTTTATTGAACATAAAACCAACCAACTAGCTAGAGAGCTAAGAGCTCAATCAATAGAGCTTTTGCTTTGCCAACATTGCATAGAGCTGACTTCCAATCAGGTCAAAGCTGTAACTTATAGGGATGGTGATCTGATCTTTGTAGCTAACCCCTCATCTTCAGATCAATCACAACCACACATATGTCATCTCGGCTATGCATGCGGAAGGCAAGATTCGTGAGCTCGAACGCAGCGCGTATACACCGAACCTCTTCCTCGTGGCCAACCACTATGCCAACATTGGAGCTCTTATCTTCTAAGCATTTCCAGGCAGCGCTGCAGGCCACCTGGTTTGACATCACATCCCACAGTCCATCACTTGCAAGGATCATGAAATCATCATCCTCCGACCTCGCAGTTATGGTAATCTCGGGCTCACATATCACTTCAGGCTTGAGGAGCGTGTGCCCTATGAGTATAGTTCATTGTTTAATGAGATTTAGTACCTTAAGCATCAATGCAAATATATACTAAAGAAAAATCGACTTGCTGTAGAAATGAATAAGCTTTCCAAAAAAGTAAAATTGGAATTTATGTAATTTTCTTTTGGGGATTAATCAAGAAATCAACTCTCTTATATCCATAAAGACCAAGTAAGTACCCACTCATGAAATATTTTATCAGAAAACAACAATGTTCATATAAAGGGAACCTAAACTATCAATTTGACATCAATGGTAATGCATCAATACATTATAAAATATCCTTGCTAAAGGTAAGACTATTAATGGGTTCAAATTCACGGTTTACCAAATATGTTTGTTAAAGGCGAGACTGTTAATTGATAGCTCAATGCAGTATTTGATCAGTTAATAGGATGCAACTACAATAAATACACCAATTCACCACATATTATCACGAGTGGCCTCATCTGTATCCGCTGGTGCTATGGAAGCATTCTTCAGAAATTACGAAAGAATTGTGCCCATTGGTACATCCTGGTACCCTATGACGCGTATGTATTTAACATAATCAGGCATTCTATAATTTTATTTTTATCAATGAAGGTACTATGTTTCAATTGTTTCTTTAAAAAGTAGAATAAACCCCGCCTTCTACACCCCTTCCTTGTTAGTAAATTGCAAGGCAATGTTTTAATTGGCTTTTTCCATTAGAAGGTCACACATGGACGCAAAAAAGAATTGTTTCTTTTTAATTATATTTGTCTGGTTGTTTTTTTTTGTCTTTATGTAAGAAGGCTATTTTTTCCTTGTACAGTCATTTCCTGTTACACTGATGTTTCGGGAGGGATACGAATGTGAAATACATGTGACCAAATATGATGAGCAGTGGCCTGACCTATGGGGAGAATGAAGACGGGCCCGAGCCCGAAGTTGGAGGGGATCGCGCATACCACCTATCCACGGGAGCAGCACAGGCACGGTGACCAGTGAGGAGTATCGTGGTCGCCTCCACTTCCTGCTGGAGCTCCTCCCCATGGTTGTGAATTGATGAGGAATAGAGATAAGTGGACATTGGCTGGGCACGTCTATTTCATCTACGATCGTTCCCACGTAGACAACTCAAGAGCTAAcgttttttttttcttctgaagTGGCAACTTAGCGTGCATCAATATTGGCGCAGTCGATCTAATGGCCCTAGAGTCGTTCTCTGGGAGGAGCCAGAAATCTGACGTTCCCTGCATATCATGTCTGAAAGAAAAATTGTCCTCCCTCTTCGACATATAGGCAATGCTAATGAGAAGTTGAGAACAAAGAAACGTGGTGCTTAAAAACAAAACGGCACGCCAGTAGCTTTGGTCGAATTAATGGCGAAAGGCAACATATAGGCTAATGACAATCAACAGAGACACTGGCCAGTAGCAAACGAATTCAGGAAGGTGGCTTGTTTGCTAGTAAGTAGTAAGACAGCACGCATGCCAGCTGGGTGCATGGATCGGAAGGGCAATCGAGTGAGAATGTACCTAACGCGCGCGTCTTGGCAAGGATCCCCTGCACGCGAAGCACCCCGCCGTAGTTGAAcaccacgccgcccgccgccgtgaCACGCGCCATCTCCTCCGGTCGGTCCAGCTGCATCCACACATCAAACTAACATTTGTCTGGTCGACCAAAGGAGAGCAATACTCCTACATACACATGACGCATAAAATCTCACCCTGTGGTCCTCGGAGAGCGGGACGGCGCGGCGGGCGCGGCAGAGCACGGTGCGGGAGTCGCCGCAGTTGGCCATAATGCGGCCGCGGACCAAGAGCGCCACCACGGCCGTGGACCCACCGATGGTGCCGCGGGGCACCCCCGACGCCCCCAGCTCGTCAGCCCGCACGAAGCTCCGCGTCAGTGCGGCCTTCCAGGCGCGATGTTCCGCCTCTTCGTCCTGCTGGTCCTCCTTTCGGTAGGCTGCGGCTGCGCGGGCCAGCTCGTCCGCCAGGATTGCGTGCATATGGTCCCTGCACAGCGCTGACACCTGCACCACAACGCTTGAACGTGTAGAGTCCAGGTGGAGATGGCACGAGTAAGATAGAGGATCTGCGGTTAGGTTACCTCGGGGCCACCGTGGCCGTCAAAGACGGCGAATAAGTGCATGCGCGAGCCGTCAGCCCAAGTAAAGAAGGACGGGTGCAGCGACACCTTCTCCTCCATGATCGTCCGGTAGCTCCCCAACATCCCAGCCGCCCCGTACGCCCCGCGCCACCGGGCGGCAAGTACCACGCCGGGACCCTCCCTTTCTTCGGTGACCTGGGCggaacggcggcagcggcggcgtacGCGGCGTTGCTGGGAACCCAAGGCACGGTCCGCTCCCCCCTCGCCGGCCGCGGGAAAGTTGTTGGCGCTGTTGCTGGCCATCACTACGGACTGGTCACGCGGAAGAGGAGCAGGTTGAGCAGAGCGCGCGGGGGTGCCGAAGCAGCAGAGCATCCCCCTAACAAGCAACCTGCCTAGAGATAGAAAGGGAAGAAACTGAAGGAGGAAGACCGAAACGGACAATCGAAAGAGCGCAGAAGAGGAGGACCCGGAGGAGGAAGCTCTCTCGCTCAGAAACCAAGGGGGGTTACTTGTTCCTGCTACCCTCGCGCGCCTCAGTTTACTGCCTGCTTCCTCATTTTCAccttactagcaaaagagcccgtgcattgCCACGGGGTGACAGTCCATCACTTGCAAGGATCATGAAATCATCATCCTCTGACCTCGTAGATATGGTAATCTCCGGCTCACATATCACTTCAGGCTTGAGGAGCGTGTGCCCTATGAGTATAGTTCATTGTTTAAAAAGATGTAATACCTTAAGCATTAATACAAATATATACTAAAGAAAAATCAACTTGTTGTGGAAATGAATAAGCTTTCCAGAAAGTAAAAATGGAATTTATGTAATTTTCTTTTGGGGATTAATCAGGAATTCGACTCTCATATATCCATCAAGACCAAGTAAGTACCCACTCATGAAAGATTTTATCAAAAAACAACAATGTCAAATAAAAGGAATCTGAACTATCAATTTGACATGAATGATAATGCAACAATACATAATAACATCCTTGCTAAAGGTAAGACTATTAATGGGTTCGAATTCATGGTTTACCAAATATGATATTTAAAGGCAAGACTATTAAAAGATAGCCCAACGCAGTATTTGATCAGATAATAGGATgcaactacaataaataaaccaatTCACTACATTTTGTCCTGAGTGGCCCCATCTGTTGGTGCTATGGAAGCATGATTCAAAAATTAGAAATGAGTTGTGCCCATTGGTACATCCTGGTACCATGTGATGTGTATGTATTTAACATAATCGGGCATTCTACAATTTTATTTATATCAGTGAACCTACTATGTTTCAATTGTTTCCTTAAAAAAGTAGGATAAACCCCACCTTCTACATCCCTTTCTTGGTAGTAAAATGCAAGGCAATGTTTTAATTAGCTTTTTCCATTAGAAGGTCACACATGGACGCAAAAAAGAAATGTTCCTTTTTGATTATATTTGCATGTATATGTTTTTTTTTGTCTTTATGTAAGAAGGCCTGACCTATGGGGAAGATGAGCAGTGGCCTGACCTATGGGGAGTATGAAGACGGGCCCAAGCCTGAAGCAGAGGAGTATCGTGCTCCTGCCCACCTCCGGCAGGAGCTCCTCACCATGGTTGTGAATGGATAAGGAATAGAGATGAGTTGGCATCGGCTGGGCACGTCAATTTCATCTACAAGCGTTCCCACGTAGACAACTCAAGACCGAAAGGTTTTTTTTTCTGACCTGGCAACTTAGCGTGCATCAAGATTGGTGCACTTGATCTAACGGCCCTAGAGTCGTTCTCTGGGAGGAGCCAGAAATCTGACGTTCGCTACATATCATTTCTGAAAGAAAAactatcctctctctctcttcaatATATAGGCAATGCTAATGAGAACAACAAAACGTAGTGGTTAAAAACAAAATGACACGCCAGCAGCTTTGGTCGAATTAATGGCGAAAGGCAACATATAGGCTAATGACAATCAACAGAGACACTGACCAGTCGCAAACAAATTCAGGAAGGTGGCTTGTTTGCTAGTAAGTAGTAACACAACACGCATGCCAGCTGGGTGCATGGATCGGAAGGGCAATCGTGTGATAATGTACTTAGCGCGTGCGTCTTGGCAAGCATCCACTGCACGCGAAGCACCCCGCCGTATTTGAACACCACGCCGCCTGCCGCCGTGACACACGCCATCTCCTCCGGTCGAGTTAATTGCAAGGAGATATTACACTTGCGCACGTTGTAACGAGCCAGTACCATTGCTCGTGTATGTCACAGTTCAGTACCACTATTCGGCCTAATCGTTACAAAAAAGGTTGACAGGCGTGTAACTCTGTATTGACCATGTATCTGACTGCGCGACCCCACCTGTCAGGCGACACGCTGGCCAATCGGCCCGTGCCCGGTGCGCTGACTTGGATGAGGTCGGCGCTCAAGCTGGACGGAGCGATCAGGCTTTTCGGCCCGCTCGTGGACCGTTCTGGACCAGACGGTCCGGTCCTGGCCCGCTGAAGAATTTGTTCGGTCCTGTTATTAAATTTCGGCCTGAAATTTTCTCAGTCCTGTCCGGTCTTTGCCCGGTCCGACCGAGCGGACCGAAGGTGCATGCCGTTCTTCTTCGTCGCGGCCACCGGCGACGCCCTGGACGTGTCCCACCTGGCGCTGTTCATGGGAATCAAGTACTCACTCACACAATTGACACAGGAACAGGGGCAAGAGGTACAAGAAGACTCAGATCACGCGCTGCCTTTTTTTTCCTTGTATTCAGTTAGAGAGAGAATATAAAGAACGAGAGTGCCGGCGTTCGATCCGATAATCGCGGCGCCATTCTTGACTAGCCCTTCGCTTCCGTTTCCTTTTACTAGCGACTAACGAGAGAATCCTTTAATCATGCGACCATCCCATGCTTCCGTTTCCTTTTATCAAGTCGAACAGAAAACAGAAGGAACATTCTATTCCTACGTGACTTGCTTACCAAATCTATACATGATATCTTTGTTTGGATTGTAATAACTGCCCCACGATTTTAGGTAACAGAAGCAATCCAATTCAATTGGTACATAAGTTTACGTAAAAATCATTCTTAGGAATATATCactactaaaaagaaaaagaacgacAGAAACAGGCTCGATCCTATAATCACGGCGCCATCCCAcgactaagggcatgtacaatggtgctatcttagaagTGCCACATAGGATAGATGATGGGGTGGAGGAGAGAGAAGTCATAAGAAAagtcttgtcttctcttatttaagagaagacaagagatgatctcttagcacaatatgtctcaccgtATTTTTAGGAATTACTAGTTATTAAAGATAAGACTAAGAAATGACCCATTGTACACGTTATTTTTTgccatctctaaattacatgcaagatttaagataagactatcttatcaaccattgtacatgccctaacttCACGTCATATTTGATCCGTTAATCACGGCAAGGCCCGCACACAAAAAATCATGGGCTCATGCATGCCCTACAATACTTGCATGCGAGAGAAAAACTTCTAAGGAGGAAACACACGCAGTTTCATGGCTAACAATGGCGCCCGCCGGCCGGCACCCGCCGCGTCCTGTCGCTTCCATGTGTACACTACCGCCGATCTGGACCATCGAGCGCCCTACACTTCCTCCTACGATGTCCAGCACCCCCTCGCGCGTTGTGCCCTCATCGACGGTGACCACGGCCGGTCCTCCCGGTCCAACCCGGGCAGGAGTGCGGTCGGTCCGAGCCCTGATATCAGGACCGCTCAGCTGGTCGGTCCGGTCCGGTTCGGTCCGCCGGCGGCCGGTCAAAACGGCGGCtcggtcagggaccggaccggcccggaccgtgtccaccctgagtcGGCGCGGTCGGTCTTAGCGGGCTCGGTCGAACCGAGCCGGATCCCACCAGACGAACCCtagtcttccttctccccttctccATCTCCTCTCTCCCCGTGGATCTCAGGCGATGGCTGTGGTGACCCCTGGCGGCGGCGGTGTCATGGGAGGCAACGATGACCTTCCCGGCCTTGGGAGTGATGACCACGTGGGGCTGGACTGCTCCAGGTCGTCCAACTCCACCGAtgacgaggcagaggaggagaagGCGCCCCTGTCCTTGGAGCAATGGTTGCGGCTCACTGAGATGTGGTTGGCCAACCCAACCACAAGCCATCACTGGACTAGTGGGGCGGATGGAGTGCTGTAAATCCCTCCTTTTTCCTTCTGTCTGTTCAAATCATAGGGCTAGGGTTACTATTCTTAAAGCACAGAAAATATTTCAATTTTGTGGTGGCTTGTAGGTTAGATGATGCTATATGGGATGTTAGGGTTCACTTTGATGCTGGGAATAACTTGCATAGGAAGATTTGCAGCTCAGGTGTCACATTTCTGAACCTGTATGCACCGTTGACAGTAGTAGGATTTAATTTTAATGATGAACTATATCACATGAGAAATACAGCTGCAACAGGAGTTGAGAGAGAGCATGGACTAGATCTGATTGACACGAACATCAAATTGCAAGAACTAAAGAAGCGGTATGAGGATTCATTAGTTCTAAATTTGTTAGCGAGGGCAACAACACCTGTCAGTACAGAGTCAGGTTTTGTTAGTGAGGGTAACATCCATCAGACAACAAATGAATTAGCTGCAGTTATATATGAACCACCTGTTGTTTATGATCTCAGTGAGCCTGCTGTGCTTGCTGTTGATGATCATGGTGTAGTTTTCCAGAGTCAGTGCAGTAGCAGTAGTACAATGCATCCTACACAAGAGAGTAGAAATGTCAAGGGGAAGCTGAAAGATATGTTGGAGGAAGAGGGATTTTTAGAGGAGGGATATAGGATTTACTCTGACTCTGAGGGTGCATATGACACCGATAACTACATTTTAGCTGAACACATAGAGATAATAGAGGGGAAGAGATTGGCAGAGAAAGAAGATGAAGATTCAGATGAAGA
The sequence above is drawn from the Triticum aestivum cultivar Chinese Spring chromosome 7A, IWGSC CS RefSeq v2.1, whole genome shotgun sequence genome and encodes:
- the LOC123155005 gene encoding probable protein phosphatase 2C 37, which encodes MLCCFGTPARSAQPAPLPRDQSVVMASNSANNFPAAGEGGADRALGSQQRRVRRRCRRSAQVTEEREGPGVVLAARWRGAYGAAGMLGSYRTIMEEKVSLHPSFFTWADGSRMHLFAVFDGHGGPEVSALCRDHMHAILADELARAAAAYRKEDQQDEEAEHRAWKAALTRSFVRADELGASGVPRGTIGGSTAVVALLVRGRIMANCGDSRTVLCRARRAVPLSEDHRLDRPEEMARVTAAGGVVFNYGGVLRVQGILAKTRALGHTLLKPEVICEPEITITARSEDDDFMILASDGLWDVMSNQVACSAAWKCLEDKSSNVGIVVGHEEEVRCIRAAFELTNLAFRMHSRDDICVVVIDLKMRG